In Schizosaccharomyces osmophilus chromosome 2, complete sequence, the following proteins share a genomic window:
- a CDS encoding oxidoreductase, which yields MEPGKKPCISVLCIGNPAITTLLGWRLQQSTSAACQETILFFNVPDAPISPLTIHSKPFGVRKYRPTYRANKIIDLANEGKVFDYILVSIKPCPYTFDLPSVIEPVVSKGHTCIVYNTTGSIGIEETFLKHFPENPVYPFSFHSGIVQRDANEFHHGESTPLYLSKFGRSAHYDKLDLLTNILTNGGIMCEIVDSLILFQLDDLAFPISLFPLTVLTQTPNAAKLLQQQEIFDLHRGVLLELDSIANAFHGSIDIKRISKQREFLAHASANPMYKEYIQHKPMEYVSSLRYLVQLAADHDVKTPYMHTISILLSHIQLPASLANHRVPCDLPARPTTVPLKNKGANSLRHPQPFTMSIDRLNSMPTPRSSMATFTEAQKSHVGEVTQSPASTLKARAMSSDNMDMLSLTNRRSRRSLHSSSLVQIQQSLKKSFDGLGNSYDHRFSRKVVPNQSPGNSKARIMAEGKEALSKTPSSSGSPKASYSNDAEPWTPSVTYGASMSRPNSNSTNSQNEDAEAESDYFTIMNHPEANHPRGEANPRKSSLQSETSMMTMVPSAVRRFPLTRKSTHIKS from the coding sequence ATGGAGCCAGGAAAAAAGCCATGCATCAGTGTTCTTTGCATCGGAAACCCGGCTATCACTACCTTGCTAGGCTGGAGGCTTCAACAAAGTACATCGGCTGCTTGTCAGGAAacgattttatttttcaatgttcCTGATGCCCCAATATCTCCACTTACGATTCATTCGAAGCCCTTTGGCGTTCGAAAATATCGACCCACTTATCGTGCTAACAAAATCATTGATCTCGCGAATGAAGGAAAGGTGTTTGATTATATTCTTGTTTCTATCAAGCCTTGCCCTTATACGTTTGATTTGCCATCTGTCATTGAGCCAGTTGTGTCCAAGGGACATACTTGTATTGTCTACAACACGACTGGATCGATTGGGATTGAAGAAACTTTCCTAAAGCATTTTCCAGAGAATCCTGTTTATCccttttcatttcactCTGGAATTGTCCAAAGAGATGCCAATGAATTTCATCACGGAGAAAGCACCCCTTTATACTTAAGCAAATTCGGACGCTCTGCCCACTATGATAAATTAGACCTTTTGACAAACATCTTGACTAACGGAGGAATCATGTGCGAAATAGTGGATTCACTTATTCTATTTCAATTAGATGATTTAGCTTTTCCTATTTCCTTGTTTCCCTTGACCGTCCTAACGCAGACTCCAAACGCAGCTAAGCTTTTACAGCAACAGGAAATTTTTGACCTCCACAGAGGGGTCCTATTAGAGTTAGATTCCATTGCTAATGCTTTTCATGGATCTATCGACATTAAAAGGATTTCAAAACAGCGGGAGTTCCTGGCGCATGCTTCAGCGAACCCCATGTACAAGGAATATATCCAGCATAAACCTATGGAGTATGTGTCAAGTTTGCGATATTTGGTTCAGTTAGCTGCTGATCATGATGTAAAGACTCCATACATGCATACTATAAGTATTTTACTTTCGCATATTCAACTTCCAGCATCGCTAGCAAATCATCGCGTTCCTTGTGATTTGCCAGCGCGTCCTACCACAGttcctttaaaaaataagggAGCTAACAGTTTGAGGCATCCTCAACCATTTACGATGTCCATAGACCGTCTCAATTCGATGCCTACCCCGCGCTCTTCAATGGCTACGTTTACGGAAGCTCAGAAAAGCCATGTCGGTGAAGTAACACAATCACCTGCGAGCACTTTGAAAGCCCGTGCAATGTCTTCAGACAACATGGATATGCTTTCACTTACGAATCGTCGTTCTCGTCGTTCTCTTCACTCTTCGTCACTCGTGCAAATTCAACAATCTTTAAAGAAGTCGTTTGATGGATTAGGAAACTCTTATGATCATCGATTTTCTCGTAAAGTCGTTCCAAACCAAAGTCCTGGAAACTCTAAGGCACGCATAATGGctgaaggaaaagaagctttATCCAAGACTCCTTCCTCATCAGGATCCCCGAAAGCGAGTTATTCGAATGATGCGGAGCCGTGGACGCCATCAGTGACCTATGGAGCAAGCATGTCTCGACCCAATTCAAATTCTACAAACTCGCAGAATGAAGACGCCGAAGCTGAGTCTGATTATTTTACCATTATGAATCACCCTGAAGCGAATCATCCTAGGGGAGAGGCTAATCCTCGAAAATCATCTTTGCAATCAGAAACCTCCATGATGACGATGGTACCTTCAGCAGTGCGTCGCTTTCCATTGACTCGAAAGTCTACGCATATAAAGTCCTAA
- the erv46 gene encoding COPII-coated vesicle component Erv46 produces the protein MAFRSPLRKFDFFQKTVEDARIKTASGGLITLISSGIVLFVILLEWIQYRKVVVVPEIVVNPSHGERMEINFNITVPKIPCQLLSVDVLDISGEFQQDVQHSVSKTRLSPDGEVISVDNLLLNNQENDDDPLNTTPEEETCGDCYGAVKYAPPETPGCCNTCNAVREAYGKANWGIGDVDAFKQCREEHFKENYESQKVEGCNLAGQLFVNRMAGNFHIAPGRSFQRGMQHLHDTQDFVKEKDMHDMSHTIHELSFGPPLDPSITTKNPLDNMVKKINSPDYRYEYFIKCVSHQFVFLKSDMETIDTNRYAVTQHERPIQGGPEEKLPSHINFKGGIPGIWFHIDIGPMRVIHRQIQGNTLGGFLTNVLSLLGGCVTLAAFIDRGLYEAKKLKKT, from the coding sequence ATGGCTTTCCGGTCTCCTCTTCGCAAATTTgacttctttcaaaagacCGTAGAAGACGCTCGTATCAAAACTGCTAGTGGTGGTCTTATTACGCTAATCTCGTCAGGCATTGTCCTTTTTGTAATCCTTTTAGAATGGATTCAGTATCGTAAAGTGGTCGTTGTTCCAGAAATTGTCGTAAATCCGTCTCATGGTGAACGCATGGAAATCAACTTTAACATCACCGTTCCAAAGATTCCTTGCCAACTTTTAAGCGTGGACGTTTTGGATATTAGCGGCGAATTTCAGCAAGATGTCCAACACTCTGTTTCTAAAACCAGGTTGTCCCCTGATGGAGAAGTTATTTCCGTTGACAACCTACTGCTGAACAATCAGGAGAACGACGACGATCCTTTGAATACTACaccagaagaagaaacatgCGGTGATTGTTATGGAGCTGTTAAATATGCTCCTCCTGAAACTCCGGGTTGCTGCAATACATGCAATGCGGTACGTGAAGCATACGGTAAAGCTAATTGGGGTATTGGCGACGTGGATGCATTTAAACAATGCAGAGAAGAacatttcaaagaaaattacgAATCTCAAAAAGTAGAGGGCTGCAATCTGGCAGGCCAATTATTCGTGAACCGCATGGCCGGTAACTTTCACATTGCTCCTGGTCGTTCGTTTCAAAGAGGTATGCAGCATCTACACGATACACAGGActttgtaaaagaaaaggacATGCATGATATGAGCCATACAATTCATGAATTAAGCTTTGGTCCTCCTCTTGATCCTTCTATTACTACAAAAAATCCTTTAGACAATatggtaaaaaaaataaatagtcCCGACTACAGATACGAGTACTTTATTAAATGTGTGTCTCATCAGTTTGTCTTTTTAAAATCCGATATGGAAACAATTGATACAAATCGTTATGCCGTGACACAACATGAACGACCAATCCAAGGTGGCCCCGAAGAGAAACTTCCCTCTCACATTAATTTCAAAGGTGGCATTCCCGGCATCTGGTTCCACATCGATATTGGTCCGATGCGTGTAATCCATCGTCAAATCCAAGGAAATACTCTTGGTGGTTTTTTGACAAATGTTCTCTCTCTTTTAGGTGGATGTGTTACTTTAGCAGCCTTTATTGACCGTGGTCTGTATGAAGCCAAAAAGCTCAAAAAGACATAA
- the sty1 gene encoding MAP kinase Sty1 translates to MAEFIRTQIFGTCFEITTRYSDLQPIGMGAFGLVCSAKDQLTGMNVAVKKIMKPFSTPVLAKRTYRELKLLKHLRHESVISLSDIFISPFEDIYFVTELLGTDLHRLLTSRPLETQFIQYFLYQILRGLKFVHSAGVIHRDLKPSNILINENCDLKICDFGLARIQDPQMTGYVSTRYYRAPEIMLTWQKYNVEVDIWSAGCIFAEMIEGKPLFPGRDHVNQFSIITELLGTPPMEVIETICSKNTLRFVQSLPKKEKVPFAEKFKNADPAAVDLLEKMLVFDPRKRISAADALAHEYLAPYHDPTDEPVADEIFDWSFQDSDLPVETWKVMMYSEVLSFHNLDSDQQA, encoded by the coding sequence atGGCGGAGTTTATTCGTACACAAATTTTTGGTACGTGTTTTGAAATCACGACGCGTTACAGCGACCTGCAACCGATTGGTATGGGGGCCTTTGGATTGGTTTGTTCAGCAAAGGACCAGCTCACTGGAATGAATGTCGCCGTAAAAAAGATCATGAAGCCATTCAGTACGCCAGTTTTAGCAAAAAGGACATACCGAGAACTGAAGCTTTTAAAACATCTGCGTCATGAAAGTGTTATCAGTTTAAGCgacattttcatttctccCTTTGAGGACATTTATTTTGTTACAGAATTATTGGGTACAGATCTTCACCGATTACTGACATCGAGACCTTTAGAGACGCAGTTTATTCAGTATTTCCTATACCAAATTCTGCGGGGACTAAAATTCGTACATTCGGCAGGTGTAATCCACAGAGACTTGAAGCCTAGCAATATTTTGATTAATGAGAACTGTGATCTCAAAATTTGCGACTTTGGCCTCGCCCGTATTCAAGATCCTCAAATGACTGGCTATGTTTCTACTCGGTACTACCGAGCTCCAGAAATTATGCTTACGTGGCAGAAATATAACGTTGAAGTGGACATTTGGAGTGCTGGTTGCATTTTCGCTGAAATGATAGAAGGAAAACCTTTGTTCCCTGGCCGCGATCACGTTAACCAATTCTCCATTATCACTGAACTCTTGGGAACACCACCTATGGAAGTCATTGAAACAATTTGTAGCAAAAATACTTTACGCTTTGTCCAGTCACTTcccaaaaaggaaaaggttCCCTTTGCAGAGAAATTCAAGAACGCGGACCCTGCTGCCGTTGACTTACTAGAAAAGATGCTTGTCTTTGATCCCCGTAAGCGTATAAGTGCTGCTGACGCTTTGGCCCACGAATATCTCGCTCCTTACCATGATCCTACGGATGAACCGGTCGCAGACGAAATTTTCGATTGGTCTTTTCAAGACAGTGATTTGCCTGTGGAAACTTGGAAGGTAATGATGTATTCCGAAGTGCTGTCTTTTCACAATCTTGATAGTGACCAACAAGCATGA